The Candidatus Zixiibacteriota bacterium DNA segment CGTGTCCAACTGCCGACCCATCTTGCCGGCGGCCGTCGTCAACAGCTCGTCTTCCGTCTTCAGCGCCGCTTCGGTCACGACCGGCAGTTTGAGGGCGGCCAGCAATTCGTCGCCCCGGGCGCTGCCGGCATGAACCACGAAGTAGTGCTCACGATCACTACGCACTTCGGTCAGGGCCAGGTCGAATCCCTGCTGCGCCCGCGGACCAGTCTCCATTGAGGCACAGAAACAGGTGCCGCCGGGATGCGTGCAATTCACGGCAATCATCAAACATTTTTCGCGCCGCGCCTTGTAGGCCGGATCGGGATAAGGCCCCTCGATCAAGACTTTGTCCTGAATGGCGACCGCGCGCAGCTCACACGGGCGGACTCCAAAGAACGCGTACGACGGCGCCTCGTGGTCGACCGCCTCAATCTTGAGCTCGCCGTCGGCCATCTCGCCGCGCCAGAGCACCTGCCGCGCGGGATAGAGGTACTTCTTGACCGACTGGGGACCGACGACATACTCAAAGTAGGCGCCGGAACCGTTGCGGGTTAAACGATAATGACCGCCATCGTGCTCGTCATGGCAACCGACGGGCAACTCCGTGACTTGTTGCAGGCGATCCATGAGCACGGTGTTCTCACGAACACTCGGGCCGATCATTTCGTAGCCCGACTTGCGCAACAGGTCGATCAAAGTTTGGAGTTGGGTAGCGGCCAGAATTCCAGAGCGCGATTGCGACGAGTGAATCTCAGACATGATAGAATCCCTCTGCTCGTGCTGCGTGGTGGGCTGAGAGGCGCCGGCAAACTTGAACGATTTCTTCATGCTACAAACTTGGACTTATCAGATCAAAGTTTGATATTTCTGCTTCCGACAGTCTTCAGCCTTCCACTGCCTTATTCCCAGACAAACTATTCGACAGATCGGGCAAAGTCACGTGAAATTTCATACAATTGTGAAAAATGTCTCAAAGTTCAACTGTCTTAGTTTTGTCTAATAAACAGCAAGTTATTGTTTATTAACACATTACACAGAATCAGAATTCCCACCAACAAATAACAGTATACGATATTATGTGATAATCATTCACTTGCGGAGTCGCCTCGTCGCGATGTGCAGAAGACCATAATTCCCGGTGGGGTCACGTTGTGAGATCGAGCAAACTCTGATGAAGATGAAACTGCGATAGCAGTCCTTTCTGGTAGAATTTCCGCGCCTCTGATGCGCACTTCCGCGACGAAAAAATCAAATTAGGGTCTTGCCAAGTTCTTGTCGTGCCAATATATTGGCTACCGGAAATACGTATCTAACGGACACTGGACGACCAACGGTTCAGACGCTTCGTTTACCTCACCGAGCGTTGAAAAGTAACGCGGCTTAATCTGCCGAGACTGCCGGCAGCCTGAGCGCACCAGTGTCGTTGATTCTTTGCCGCATTGATGAACAAATAGGAATGACGTTCACGTGGGAAAGCGCAATTCTCCGCAACGGAAGAATGTGTATCGAGGAGGTGATCGGCAGACAGGCAAACAGTTCTCACGCTGTGAGACGACACGGTTTTCACTCTACAGCAACGTTTCACTCTGAAAGGAGCAAATGATGACGAGAAAATTCTCGCTACTTTTCCTTTTGGCGATTTTCGCTTTAGCGCTGTTCGGCGCCTCCGCCTTTGCGGCCAAGGCGACTGTCAGCAATAGCAATCACGTGTCGGAGCTGGTCGCGACTGCGTCCGCTTCGCTGCGCGATGCCAAAACCGACGAACCGTCGGCCGACCTCGGCCGCGGCATCAATAACTCGGTGTCCACGACGCTGGGTTATAACATGGCGGTCAATATCACCAACTCGACGTTGGTGACCCGTTACGACCTGCCCTCCAACCAGTCGGCCTCCCGTTGTATCCAGGTCGGCTGCCAGGGCCGCGTGCACGCCGTGTTCCATCAGACCACGACGATCGTGCCCACCCGCTACACCTCGTATTTCAACTACCAGGGTGCGCCGGCGACGGCGGCCACGACCCAAGAGTCGATTGGTACCGCGGGCAACGGCTTCCCGGATCTGACCGTGGACGGCACCGGCATTCCGGTCGCGGTGTACCACGCCGCGGCTACCGGCACCTATACGGCCATCGACCTGACCTGCAACGCCGGTGCGTTGTCGCAGTCGAACCAGTACCCGAACGGTACGGTTCAGACCGGTCCGACCGAAGGCCCGTATATTTGGCCGCGCATCACGACCGACGTCGACGGTTCGGGCAACTGGTTCGTGCACGTCATCGCGCACGAAACTCCGAACGATGCGACCGGTTACCAGTCGCTGGTCTACTGGCGTTCGCAGAACAACAGCCACCAGCCAATTACCGGCGGCAACGCCATCTTCATTGACTCGATGACCAACCTGTCGTCCTGCGTGACGGCCGACCCGTCGAGCCAGGAAGTGTCGATCGTGTACCTGAAGCCGCGTGTCTACGGCGATACTCTGTATGCCAACGACAACGTGGTTTACAAGCGTTCGACCAACCTGGGCGCTACCTGGGGTGCCCCGCAGAACATCTGGGTGCCGGAAACGGCGCGCGATCCGTTGGGCGCCAATTACTGGGAACGCCCGTGGGAAACCTCGGCCATGTATGCCAGCGACGGCTGTCTCCATGTTCTGATTCACTCGACCTGGTCCGACACTGGTCTGACCGGCGGCTACATCCTGATCTACCCGGCGAAGATCTACCATTGGGATGACTGCGCGACCACGCTGTCGACGGTCACTGATGCCTCGACCTACGCCGGCGGCTTTAGCTGCGCCAACAACCTCGGCGGCGTTGCCCTGCGCAACGTGGCCAAGGTGACTCTGACTGAGTGCACCAGCAACAGCAACCTGTACGCGATCTACACGCGTTACAACGACACCACCGAGTGTTCGGCGGGCGGCTTTGCCGTGGCGGAAGTTGTCGCCAAGGCCTCGTCGACCTGGGGCGCCAGTTGGGGCCCGGACTCGAACCTGACCAAGACGTTCTCGAACGGCTGTGCGGCAGGTTCCTGCTTCTCCGAATACAACCTCGGCTCGCCGGAACGCGTGGTTGACACGCTCCGCATTGTCTACATGGAAGACAAGGACGCTGGTATCTCCGTCAACACGAACGGTACCGCGACCAACAACCCAATCAAGGCTCTCAACGTGGGCTGCTTCGCCATGACGCAGTTCCGCCAACTGAGCTCCGATCCGGTGTCGTTCGTCTATCCGTTCCGCACCACTCCGGGCGGTACCCGTGACACTTCGATCACGGTGACCAACGCCGGTAACGTGTCTGTGCCGTACACCTGGGCGATCAACTACGTCTCCGGCTCTGGCTGGTTGGCGGATGGCGCCTTCAACGGCGGCGCGGCGCATTCCGGCACCGTGCCGTTCCCGGCCAACCTGGAGAAGATTGGTCTGCGCGCGACCGGTCCGGGTGCGCAGGGCTTCTATCAGGCGAATATCGTGTTGACCTACGAGAGCGGCACCAAGACGCTCACCGTCCCGGTCGACCTGTACAACTTCACGAATTTCTTCCTGCCGCAGGATCTGGATATTCGCACTTCGTGTGCGCGTCTGAGCGTCAACCAGACTTCGGAATCCGGCTCGAACGTCGACGGCAAGCGCTTCAGCTACTTCGCCGATCTGCCGAGCACCGCACAGGGCTACCTGTACGATGGTTTCCTGGTCCTGGGCAACAGCGCGACCAGCCTGACCTACTCGACCGCCGTCGACCTGACTGGCAACGGCGTCAACTTCCCGACGGTCAGCAATCCATTCGGATTCTTGTATGCGGCCACCGCGTCGATGACCGGTGACTCGACGACCTCGTCGATTCAGCGGACGGCGACCGGCAAGGGTTACAATCGTGACTCGACCCTGCAGTTTGACGTGACCTGGTATGCGTCGAAGATTCCTGATTCCTGTAACTTCTTCGTCGGCCAGTTCCGCATCTACAAGGGACCCAAGGCGGGTGCGGTCAACAACCTCACCATCGCTTACTACTGCGACTGGGACGTCCCGTCTGATACCGGCTCGAACAACTATGGCGGCGTCGATGCCACCAAGTACATGCTGTATCAGCGCGGCGGTTATCCGGGCGGCGTGGGCAACAACATTAACCGTTACGCGGGCTTGGGCGGCGCGCGCGAAGGCGGCAAGATCGTTGGCGGCTTCGTCGTCGACAACAACGTGTACATCTATCCGGAATCGGGATGGGAAAACGACTCCTTGTGGAATCGCATGAACATCCTCGCTCAGGATTCGTACAACGCGGGTCCGTTCCCGGAT contains these protein-coding regions:
- a CDS encoding 4Fe-4S dicluster domain-containing protein yields the protein MSEIHSSQSRSGILAATQLQTLIDLLRKSGYEMIGPSVRENTVLMDRLQQVTELPVGCHDEHDGGHYRLTRNGSGAYFEYVVGPQSVKKYLYPARQVLWRGEMADGELKIEAVDHEAPSYAFFGVRPCELRAVAIQDKVLIEGPYPDPAYKARREKCLMIAVNCTHPGGTCFCASMETGPRAQQGFDLALTEVRSDREHYFVVHAGSARGDELLAALKLPVVTEAALKTEDELLTTAAGKMGRQLDTAHIKELLQRNDEHPRWNTVAERCLNCANCTLVCPTCFCVTVEDTTDLTGKKATRTRRWDSCFTIDFSYIHGGAVRTSASARYRHWMSHKLANWHDQFGSSGCVGCGRCITWCPVGIDITEEAAAIRSATMQV